In a genomic window of Helianthus annuus cultivar XRQ/B chromosome 10, HanXRQr2.0-SUNRISE, whole genome shotgun sequence:
- the LOC110882518 gene encoding putative general negative regulator of transcription C16C9.04c yields MTVNVTDQICVWCWHHIMDMAEKDDTEGRCPACRTPYNKEKIAGTASKCERFVSISRTAAGAIHHFANNTCSVYITYSKEDEAVQSIQSVHGFVSEGRPLKACFGTTKYCHALRFDCSFGFAFLFHHLNEAK; encoded by the exons ATGACTGTGAATGTGACAG ATCAG ATTTGTGTATGGTGCTGGCATCACATTATGGATATGGCTGAGAAAGATGATACAGAAGGGAGGTGTCCAGCGTGTCGTACGCCTTATAACAAGGAAAAGATAGCGGGGACTGCATCAAAATGTGAAAGGTTTG TTTCTATATCTCGGACAGCAGCTGGCGCCATACATCATTTTGCAAACAATACTTGTAGCGT ATATATTACTTACTCAAAGGAGGATGAAGCAGTTCAAAGTATACAGTCAGTACATGGGTTTGTTTCAGAGGGTAGACCATTGAA AGCCTGTTTTGGGACTACAAAGTATTGTCATGCTCTCAG ATTTGATTGTTCTTTCGGTTTTGCATTTCTTTTTCACCATCTAAATGAAGCAAAATAA